Proteins encoded in a region of the Streptomyces sp. PCS3-D2 genome:
- a CDS encoding phosphonatase-like hydrolase — translation MTDTTETTGTTRAEATDTTRTTTGTTTGAGRLVVLDMAGTTVADGGLVERAFERAAGRLGVEPGTPDHAEKLQYVLATMGESKISVFRHLFGREELARRANSAFEEAYAELVDGGLVAEVPGARAAIEELRADGRTVALTTGFARVTQDAILDALGWQDLADLTLCPADAGGRGRPFPDMVLTAFLRTGAAARVADVADIVVVGDTAYDMLSGRRAGAGIVAGVLTGAHDRAALTRNGATHILGSVAELPRLLTESA, via the coding sequence ATGACCGACACCACCGAAACCACCGGCACCACTCGCGCCGAAGCCACCGACACCACCCGCACCACCACCGGCACCACCACCGGCGCCGGCCGGCTGGTCGTCCTCGACATGGCCGGTACCACCGTCGCCGACGGCGGCCTGGTCGAGCGCGCCTTCGAGCGGGCGGCGGGGCGCCTCGGCGTCGAGCCCGGCACCCCCGACCACGCCGAGAAGCTCCAGTACGTCCTGGCCACCATGGGCGAGTCCAAGATCTCTGTCTTCCGACACCTCTTCGGCAGGGAGGAGCTGGCCCGTCGCGCCAACTCCGCCTTCGAGGAGGCCTACGCGGAGCTCGTCGACGGCGGCCTGGTCGCCGAGGTCCCCGGCGCCCGCGCCGCGATCGAGGAGCTCCGTGCCGACGGCCGGACCGTCGCCCTGACCACCGGCTTCGCCCGCGTCACCCAGGACGCCATCCTGGACGCACTCGGCTGGCAGGACCTCGCGGACCTCACCCTCTGTCCCGCCGACGCGGGCGGCCGCGGCCGGCCCTTCCCCGACATGGTGCTGACCGCGTTCCTGCGGACCGGTGCCGCGGCCCGGGTCGCGGATGTCGCCGACATCGTGGTCGTCGGCGACACGGCCTACGACATGCTCAGCGGGCGGCGCGCCGGAGCGGGCATCGTGGCGGGCGTCCTCACCGGCGCCCACGACCGCGCGGCGCTGACGCGGAACGGCGCGACCCACATCCTCGGCTCCGTCGCCGAACTCCCGCGGCTCCTCACGGAGTCGGCGTGA